One Deinococcus planocerae DNA window includes the following coding sequences:
- a CDS encoding ABC transporter ATP-binding protein produces the protein MTTPTPDAAVHVRDLRKSYTVHDKEPGFLGSLRSFVRRKSRQVEAVRGVSFDLAPGEVVGFLGPNGAGKTTTLKMLSGLLHPSSGVARVAGFEPRRRETAFLKGITLVMGQKQQLIWDLPALDSFLVNQAIYEIPDAQYRATMSEFTEVLGLSGILKKQVRKLSLGERMKCELAAALLHRPRVLFLDEPTIGLDVNMQESVRAFIRDYNERYAATVILTSHYMADVTALARRILVIDRGELVFDGDLAHLAAQGSAGKTVRLQLRHPVTEAHLARYGSDVRVDGLTAELTVPRAEVSVRAARLLADLDVADLTVEDPPIEQVMGELFGRGREVVGG, from the coding sequence ATGACGACACCCACACCGGACGCCGCCGTGCACGTCCGCGACCTGCGCAAGAGCTACACGGTCCACGACAAGGAGCCGGGCTTCCTGGGCAGCCTGCGCTCGTTCGTCCGCCGCAAGTCCCGGCAGGTCGAGGCCGTGCGCGGCGTGTCCTTCGACCTCGCTCCGGGCGAGGTGGTGGGCTTCCTGGGACCGAACGGGGCGGGGAAGACCACCACCCTCAAGATGCTCTCGGGTCTGCTGCACCCTTCATCCGGCGTGGCGCGGGTGGCGGGCTTCGAACCCCGGCGCCGCGAGACCGCCTTCCTCAAGGGCATCACGCTGGTCATGGGGCAAAAGCAGCAGCTCATCTGGGACCTTCCTGCGCTGGACTCCTTCCTCGTCAACCAGGCGATCTACGAGATCCCCGACGCGCAATACCGGGCGACGATGAGCGAATTCACCGAGGTCCTGGGGCTCTCGGGCATCCTGAAAAAGCAGGTCCGCAAGCTTTCCCTGGGCGAGCGGATGAAGTGCGAACTCGCCGCCGCGCTCCTGCACCGCCCGCGGGTGCTTTTCCTCGACGAGCCCACCATCGGCCTCGACGTGAACATGCAGGAGTCGGTGCGCGCCTTTATCCGCGACTACAACGAGCGGTACGCGGCCACCGTCATCCTCACGAGTCATTACATGGCCGACGTGACGGCCCTCGCCCGCCGCATCCTCGTCATCGACCGCGGCGAACTCGTCTTCGACGGCGACCTCGCCCACCTCGCCGCGCAGGGCAGCGCGGGCAAGACCGTGAGGCTGCAACTGCGGCATCCCGTCACCGAAGCCCACCTCGCGCGCTACGGCTCGGACGTGCGCGTAGACGGATTGACCGCCGAACTCACCGTCCCCCGCGCCGAGGTCAGCGTGCGGGCCGCCCGGCTGCTCGCCGACCTCGACGTGGCCGACCTGACGGTGGAGGACCCGCCCATCGAGCAGGTGATGGGAGAGCTGTTCGGGCGGGGGCGGGAGGTGGTCGGTGGTTAG
- a CDS encoding ABC transporter permease, which produces MTRRKMSTLFSVHFAEMTEYRAEIMIWMLSSTLSLVMMLVWMAQASAAASGEIRGYSPAEFAGYFLATWVMSQLLVVWVAWDLDFAIRQGTLSPQLLRPLDPLWLRYMDHLAGRIVRLPALLALAALFAWITGARFSSDPAAYLASLGLAFLGFNTRFLWEYCLGLLAFWTESSTSFQEVAWLVYAALGGMFAPLAFYPEWVQRVAVWTPFPYMLGLPSQLLAGKATLTDAGRGALVLLVWLTVFWALRLLVWRRGLRRYGAVGA; this is translated from the coding sequence ATGACCCGCCGCAAGATGAGCACGCTCTTTTCCGTCCACTTCGCCGAGATGACCGAGTACCGGGCCGAGATCATGATCTGGATGCTGTCGAGCACCCTCAGCCTGGTGATGATGCTGGTGTGGATGGCGCAGGCTTCGGCGGCGGCGAGTGGAGAGATTCGCGGCTACTCACCCGCCGAGTTCGCGGGGTACTTCCTCGCCACCTGGGTCATGTCGCAACTGCTCGTCGTGTGGGTCGCCTGGGACCTCGACTTCGCCATCCGGCAGGGCACCCTCTCGCCTCAACTGCTGCGGCCCCTCGACCCCCTGTGGCTGCGGTACATGGACCACCTCGCGGGCCGGATCGTGCGGCTCCCCGCCCTGCTCGCCCTCGCGGCCCTCTTCGCCTGGATCACGGGCGCGCGCTTCTCCAGCGACCCCGCCGCCTACCTCGCCTCTCTCGGCCTCGCCTTCCTGGGCTTCAACACCCGCTTCCTGTGGGAGTATTGCCTCGGCCTCCTCGCCTTCTGGACCGAATCGAGCACCAGTTTTCAGGAGGTGGCGTGGCTCGTCTACGCCGCGCTGGGCGGCATGTTCGCCCCGCTGGCCTTCTACCCCGAGTGGGTGCAGCGGGTGGCGGTCTGGACCCCCTTCCCCTACATGCTCGGCCTGCCCTCGCAACTTCTGGCGGGCAAGGCGACCCTCACCGACGCTGGACGCGGCGCCCTCGTTCTCCTCGTCTGGCTGACCGTCTTCTGGGCCCTGCGCCTGCTCGTGTGGCGGCGGGGACTCCGGCGGTACGGGGCGGTGGGGGCGTGA
- a CDS encoding ABC transporter permease, which produces MTATWRKVRTLFATQFAEMTEFRAEIVIWMLSGTLSLVMMLVWMAQAGAAPGGQIGGYSPAEFATYFLSTWLISQLMVVWVSWELDLDIRQGTLSPKLLRPLDPLWMWYASHLAERVVRFPLLIGLVALFAWLAGARFTTDPTAYLAALGLAFLGFCARFLWEYCLGLLAFWTESSTSFQEVVWLVYAALGGMFAPLAFYPEWVQRVAVWTPFPYMLGLPAQLLAGKATLGDAGRGALVLLAWLVVFWGLRLFVWRRGLRKYGAVGA; this is translated from the coding sequence ATGACCGCCACCTGGCGCAAGGTCCGCACCCTCTTCGCCACCCAGTTCGCCGAGATGACCGAGTTCCGCGCCGAGATCGTCATCTGGATGCTCTCGGGGACCCTGAGCCTGGTGATGATGCTCGTCTGGATGGCGCAGGCGGGGGCGGCTCCGGGCGGACAGATCGGCGGGTACAGCCCCGCCGAGTTCGCCACCTACTTCCTCTCGACGTGGTTGATCTCGCAACTGATGGTCGTGTGGGTCTCGTGGGAACTCGACCTCGACATCCGGCAGGGCACCCTCTCGCCCAAACTGCTGCGCCCGCTCGACCCCCTCTGGATGTGGTACGCCAGCCACCTCGCCGAGCGGGTGGTGCGTTTTCCCCTCTTGATCGGCCTCGTCGCCCTCTTCGCGTGGCTCGCCGGGGCCCGCTTCACGACCGACCCCACCGCCTACCTCGCCGCCCTCGGCCTCGCCTTCCTGGGCTTTTGCGCCCGCTTCCTGTGGGAGTATTGCCTCGGGCTGCTGGCCTTCTGGACCGAATCGAGCACCAGTTTTCAGGAGGTCGTGTGGCTGGTCTACGCCGCGCTCGGCGGGATGTTCGCGCCGCTCGCCTTCTACCCGGAGTGGGTGCAGCGGGTGGCGGTGTGGACCCCTTTCCCCTATATGCTCGGCCTTCCCGCGCAGCTTCTAGCGGGCAAGGCCACCTTAGGGGACGCCGGACGGGGCGCCCTCGTCCTGCTCGCCTGGCTCGTCGTCTTCTGGGGGCTGCGGCTTTTCGTGTGGCGGCGCGGGCTCAGGAAATACGGGGCGGTGGGAGCGTGA
- a CDS encoding ABC transporter permease, producing the protein MTRYLRLIRIFTGATLAAQLEYRANFVGAVLASLGEVGVALLGIAVLFGQPGTTSVGGWSFHEALLVVGLFTLTEGFISVFIQPNLSKIAEAVRTGSMDFTLLKPIDAQFGVSTRNMNVLRVTDLLIGLGLTVYAASHLTVTPLGVLGAAALYVSALVIVYCIWLVLSTTAFWFVKTQNVTELFNGVFGAARFPVTAFPLPVRAFLTFVVPVAFITTVPAQALTGELTPALAVASPLVAAVFFVGARLFWLKAVGSYTSASS; encoded by the coding sequence GTGACCCGCTACCTCCGCCTCATCCGCATCTTCACGGGGGCGACCCTCGCCGCGCAGCTCGAATACCGGGCGAACTTCGTGGGGGCCGTGCTCGCCTCGCTGGGGGAGGTCGGCGTGGCCCTGCTCGGCATCGCGGTGCTGTTCGGGCAGCCGGGCACGACCTCGGTGGGGGGCTGGTCCTTCCACGAGGCGCTCCTCGTCGTGGGGCTCTTCACCTTGACGGAAGGCTTCATCAGCGTCTTCATCCAGCCCAACCTCTCCAAGATCGCCGAGGCGGTGCGCACGGGCAGCATGGACTTCACCCTCCTCAAGCCCATCGACGCGCAGTTCGGGGTGAGCACGCGGAACATGAACGTGTTGCGGGTGACCGACCTCCTGATCGGCCTGGGCCTGACCGTCTACGCCGCCTCGCACCTGACCGTGACCCCCCTCGGGGTGCTGGGGGCCGCCGCGCTGTACGTCTCCGCGCTCGTCATCGTGTACTGCATCTGGCTGGTGCTCTCCACGACCGCCTTCTGGTTCGTGAAGACGCAAAACGTCACCGAACTCTTCAACGGCGTCTTCGGGGCCGCCCGCTTTCCGGTCACGGCCTTCCCGCTGCCCGTGCGCGCCTTCCTCACCTTCGTCGTGCCCGTCGCCTTCATCACGACGGTGCCCGCGCAGGCGCTGACCGGGGAACTCACGCCCGCCCTCGCCGTCGCCTCGCCGCTCGTCGCCGCCGTGTTCTTCGTGGGCGCCCGGCTTTTCTGGCTCAAGGCGGTCGGCAGCTACACGAGCGCGAGCAGCTAG
- a CDS encoding FAD binding domain-containing protein: MFPVNFEYRRAHSAQEALAVLQEHGGEARVLAGGQSLIPAMRYRLARPAVLVDINPVREFDFLREEGGQLRIGATLRDAALEFTPWVGERYSLLADVSRVVADPVVRHLGTVVGSVCHNDPAGDWTSAALAARATMLVHGADGEREVPIDEFLVDAYTTAVQDGELAVELRIPTPDARTQGSYQKIERKVGDYATAAAAVQLSLAEDGTVREAGVAITAAGSTALRVAQAEAMLRGQRPTLDLLQAAAAEAATLASPMADARGSVAYKKDMARVLVLRGLKQSLSRLGVSA; encoded by the coding sequence ATGTTTCCAGTCAACTTCGAGTACAGGCGGGCCCACTCGGCGCAGGAGGCTCTGGCGGTTCTTCAGGAACACGGGGGGGAAGCCCGGGTCCTGGCGGGCGGGCAGAGCCTGATTCCCGCGATGCGGTACCGGCTGGCCCGCCCCGCCGTCCTGGTGGACATCAACCCGGTGCGCGAGTTCGATTTCCTGCGCGAGGAGGGCGGGCAACTGCGCATCGGCGCGACCCTGCGCGACGCCGCGCTGGAGTTCACCCCCTGGGTGGGTGAGCGTTACAGCCTCCTCGCCGACGTGTCGCGGGTGGTGGCCGATCCGGTCGTGCGGCACCTGGGCACCGTCGTGGGCAGCGTGTGCCACAACGACCCCGCCGGGGACTGGACGAGCGCGGCGCTCGCCGCCCGCGCGACCATGCTCGTCCACGGGGCGGACGGGGAGCGCGAGGTCCCCATCGACGAGTTCCTGGTGGACGCCTACACGACCGCGGTGCAGGACGGCGAGCTGGCCGTCGAACTCCGCATCCCCACCCCCGACGCCCGCACCCAGGGCTCCTACCAGAAGATCGAGCGCAAGGTGGGCGACTACGCGACCGCCGCCGCCGCCGTGCAGCTCAGCCTCGCCGAGGACGGCACCGTGCGCGAGGCGGGCGTGGCGATCACGGCGGCGGGCAGCACCGCCCTGCGGGTCGCCCAGGCCGAGGCCATGCTGCGCGGCCAGCGTCCCACCCTGGACCTCCTCCAGGCCGCCGCCGCCGAGGCCGCCACCCTCGCCTCCCCGATGGCCGACGCGCGCGGCAGCGTCGCCTACAAGAAAGACATGGCCCGCGTCCTCGTGCTGCGCGGCCTGAAACAGTCCCTCTCGCGCCTGGGAGTCTCCGCATGA
- a CDS encoding (2Fe-2S)-binding protein yields the protein MTTPTKLPVSMTVNGRAVTGYVEPRTLLAHFIREQAGLTGTHVGCDSSSCGCCVVLMDGAPVKSCTVFAPMAEGHSIQTVEGLAQGGQLHPIQQAFSDQHGLQCGYCTPGMMMTSLALLSRNPDPTEHEIREGLSGNLCRCTGYNNIVKAVQQAAGAMSAGESAAADD from the coding sequence ATGACCACCCCCACCAAGCTTCCCGTCTCCATGACCGTCAATGGCCGCGCCGTCACGGGCTACGTCGAGCCCCGCACCCTGCTCGCCCACTTCATCCGCGAGCAGGCGGGCCTGACCGGCACCCACGTCGGCTGCGACTCGTCGAGCTGCGGCTGCTGCGTGGTCCTCATGGACGGCGCCCCCGTCAAGTCCTGCACCGTCTTCGCCCCGATGGCGGAGGGTCACTCCATCCAGACGGTCGAGGGGCTGGCCCAGGGCGGGCAGCTCCACCCCATCCAGCAGGCGTTTTCCGACCAGCACGGCCTCCAGTGCGGCTACTGCACCCCCGGGATGATGATGACCTCCCTCGCCCTGCTCTCCCGCAACCCCGACCCCACCGAGCACGAGATCAGGGAAGGCCTGTCGGGCAACCTCTGCCGTTGCACGGGCTACAACAACATCGTCAAGGCCGTGCAGCAGGCGGCGGGGGCGATGAGCGCGGGCGAGAGCGCGGCGGCGGACGACTGA
- a CDS encoding aerobic carbon-monoxide dehydrogenase large subunit: MGIPDSTPEKHAIGKSMKRREDPRFLQGKGRYLDDINLPGQLYMALVHSPYPHANILNIDSTEAMKVPGAVAVVTAKELNAHGVGRLPTFHGFDTQMVLADGKVLYQHQEVAAVFAETREAAYDAAELVEVDYEPLPAVVDPYQARTDEVVIRADREDQTNHIFKWEVGAEEETDRALAESAHVVRQHIKYQRVHAAPLETCGCIAEFDVMGRLNFYVTSQAPHVYRTALFLVTGIPEDKIRVIAPDIGGGFGNKVPVYPGYVCAIAGALVIGRPVKWIETRTENLASSFARDYHMDIELGADAGGKITALKVNTVADHGAFDAAADPSKYPAGMFGIITGSYDVPQAYAKVDAYFTNKMPGGIAYRCSFRVTEAAYCIERAMDILADDLGMDPVELRRKNFLRPEQFPYASPLSFTYDSGDYEKTLDVALEKIGYADLLKEQAEKRARGELMGIGLSSFTEVTGAGPSKQFDILGIKMFDGAEIRIHPSGSGIIRTGSKSQGQGHETTWAQIVAEELGLDPQNFLVEEGDTDTSPYGLGTYASRSTPVAGGALALAARKIRDKARKIAAHLLEADEHDVEWKDYKFQVIGAPSQSVTMQQVAFAAYTNPGDNEPGLEATLYYDPPNMVFPHGTYVAVVDVDRETGEVGVRRFLAVDDCGTVINPMIVEGQIHGGLAEGFAIAFMQEIPYDEYGNNLATNFTEYLIPTALETPKWETGSTVTPSPHHPIGAKSIGESPNVGSPAAFVNAVIDALSPLGVRHIDMPLTREKVWSAIREAEGQPV; the protein is encoded by the coding sequence ATGGGCATTCCCGATTCCACCCCCGAAAAGCACGCCATCGGCAAGTCCATGAAGCGCCGCGAGGACCCGCGCTTCCTCCAGGGCAAGGGCCGTTACCTCGACGACATCAACCTGCCGGGCCAGCTCTACATGGCGCTCGTCCACAGCCCCTACCCCCACGCCAACATCCTGAACATCGACTCGACCGAGGCCATGAAGGTGCCTGGCGCGGTCGCCGTCGTGACCGCCAAGGAGCTGAACGCCCACGGGGTCGGGCGCCTGCCGACCTTCCACGGTTTCGATACCCAGATGGTCCTCGCCGACGGCAAGGTCCTGTACCAGCATCAGGAGGTCGCTGCCGTCTTCGCCGAGACCCGTGAGGCCGCCTACGACGCCGCCGAACTCGTCGAGGTGGACTATGAGCCGCTGCCCGCCGTTGTAGACCCCTACCAGGCCCGCACGGACGAGGTGGTCATCCGCGCCGACCGCGAGGACCAGACCAACCACATCTTCAAGTGGGAGGTTGGAGCGGAGGAGGAGACCGACCGTGCCCTCGCGGAAAGCGCCCACGTCGTTCGCCAGCACATCAAGTACCAGCGGGTGCACGCTGCGCCCCTGGAGACCTGCGGCTGCATCGCCGAGTTCGACGTGATGGGGCGGCTGAACTTCTACGTGACCTCGCAGGCGCCGCACGTGTACCGCACGGCCCTCTTCCTGGTGACCGGCATCCCGGAGGACAAGATCCGGGTGATTGCCCCCGACATCGGCGGCGGCTTCGGGAACAAGGTGCCCGTGTACCCCGGCTACGTCTGCGCCATCGCGGGGGCGCTGGTGATCGGTCGGCCCGTGAAGTGGATCGAGACCCGCACGGAGAACCTCGCCTCCTCTTTCGCCCGCGACTACCACATGGACATCGAGCTGGGCGCGGACGCGGGGGGCAAGATCACCGCCCTGAAGGTGAACACGGTCGCCGACCACGGGGCCTTCGACGCCGCCGCCGACCCCAGCAAATACCCGGCGGGGATGTTCGGCATCATCACCGGCTCCTACGACGTGCCGCAGGCGTACGCCAAGGTGGACGCCTACTTCACGAACAAGATGCCCGGCGGCATCGCCTACCGCTGCTCGTTCCGCGTGACCGAGGCCGCCTACTGCATCGAGCGCGCGATGGACATCCTCGCCGACGACCTCGGGATGGACCCGGTGGAGTTGCGCCGGAAAAACTTCCTGCGCCCCGAGCAGTTCCCCTACGCCTCACCCCTGAGCTTCACCTACGACAGCGGCGACTACGAGAAGACCCTCGACGTGGCGCTCGAGAAGATCGGGTACGCCGACCTCCTGAAAGAGCAGGCCGAGAAGCGGGCGCGCGGCGAACTGATGGGGATCGGCCTGAGCTCCTTCACCGAAGTCACGGGCGCGGGGCCCTCCAAGCAGTTCGACATCCTGGGGATCAAGATGTTCGACGGCGCCGAAATCCGCATTCACCCCAGCGGCTCGGGCATCATCCGCACCGGCAGCAAGTCGCAGGGCCAGGGCCACGAGACGACCTGGGCGCAGATCGTGGCCGAGGAACTGGGCCTCGACCCGCAGAACTTCCTGGTGGAGGAGGGAGACACCGACACCTCGCCCTACGGCCTGGGCACCTACGCCAGCCGCTCCACGCCGGTCGCGGGCGGCGCGCTTGCCCTGGCCGCCCGCAAGATCAGGGACAAGGCGAGGAAGATCGCCGCGCACCTGCTCGAAGCCGACGAGCACGACGTGGAGTGGAAGGACTACAAGTTCCAGGTCATCGGCGCCCCCAGCCAGTCGGTCACCATGCAGCAGGTCGCCTTCGCCGCCTACACCAACCCCGGCGACAACGAGCCCGGCCTGGAGGCGACCCTGTACTACGACCCGCCCAACATGGTCTTCCCCCACGGCACCTACGTCGCGGTGGTGGACGTGGACCGCGAGACGGGCGAGGTGGGGGTGCGGCGCTTCCTGGCGGTGGACGACTGCGGCACGGTGATCAACCCGATGATCGTGGAGGGCCAGATTCACGGCGGGCTGGCGGAGGGCTTCGCCATCGCCTTCATGCAGGAGATCCCCTACGACGAGTACGGCAACAACCTCGCCACCAACTTCACCGAGTACCTGATCCCCACGGCGCTGGAGACCCCCAAATGGGAGACCGGCAGCACCGTCACGCCCAGCCCCCACCACCCCATCGGCGCCAAGAGCATCGGCGAGAGCCCCAACGTCGGCTCGCCCGCCGCCTTCGTCAACGCCGTGATCGACGCCCTCTCGCCCCTCGGCGTGCGCCACATCGACATGCCGCTGACCCGCGAGAAGGTGTGGAGCGCCATCCGCGAGGCGGAGGGTCAGCCGGTCTGA
- a CDS encoding XdhC family protein — MSLDSSSRTGHFARVAALEAAGQSFVTATVVLRRAPVSSHLGDRAIIHEGGRMEGFVGGACSREIVRKQALLALERGEPRLVMIRPDASEFPGPGVSETEVVVPMTCASEGSVNVYLEPHLPAQTLLVVGLTPVAEMVARLAEAMGERVRRVVSEEERRDLDPGAEGLTLEELGPALAALPAPALERVAAVVASQGHYDELALEALLRAGVRSVSLLASRRRAASVLELLHLQGLTPEQTARVRAPAGLDLGARTPGEVAVSILAGLIEERRGGRRDVEARGVGSSPPPPVETPRGSELAVSGSENDSEFAVSPVDGERVRIAGALHFADHEGTRYYFSCPNCKRRFLKDPGRYLTAPQPGT; from the coding sequence ATGTCCCTCGATTCCTCCTCCCGAACCGGCCACTTCGCCCGCGTCGCGGCGCTGGAGGCGGCGGGGCAGAGCTTCGTGACCGCCACGGTCGTCCTGCGCCGGGCTCCGGTGTCCTCGCACCTGGGGGACCGGGCAATCATCCACGAAGGCGGGCGGATGGAGGGCTTTGTCGGCGGCGCCTGCTCGCGTGAGATTGTGCGCAAGCAGGCGCTGCTCGCGCTGGAGCGCGGCGAGCCTCGCCTGGTCATGATCCGCCCCGACGCCTCCGAGTTCCCGGGTCCGGGGGTGAGCGAGACCGAGGTCGTCGTGCCCATGACCTGCGCCTCGGAGGGGTCGGTGAACGTGTACCTGGAGCCCCACCTGCCCGCCCAGACCCTGCTGGTGGTGGGCCTGACCCCGGTCGCCGAGATGGTCGCGCGGCTGGCGGAGGCGATGGGTGAGCGCGTGCGCCGCGTGGTGAGCGAGGAGGAACGCCGCGACCTCGACCCCGGCGCCGAGGGCCTGACGCTGGAGGAATTGGGCCCGGCGCTGGCCGCCCTGCCTGCCCCGGCCCTGGAGCGGGTGGCCGCCGTCGTCGCGTCCCAGGGCCACTACGACGAGCTGGCGCTGGAGGCCCTGCTGCGCGCGGGCGTCCGGTCGGTTTCGCTGCTGGCGAGCCGTCGCCGGGCGGCGAGCGTGCTGGAACTGCTGCACCTCCAGGGCCTGACCCCCGAGCAGACCGCCCGCGTCCGCGCCCCGGCGGGCCTGGACCTGGGCGCGCGCACCCCCGGCGAGGTCGCCGTGTCCATCCTGGCCGGGCTGATCGAGGAGCGCCGGGGCGGGCGGCGTGACGTGGAGGCCCGGGGGGTCGGGAGCTCGCCCCCACCGCCGGTCGAGACGCCTCGGGGAAGCGAGCTTGCCGTGTCCGGGTCAGAGAACGATTCGGAGTTCGCCGTCAGCCCGGTGGACGGCGAGCGGGTGCGGATCGCGGGGGCGCTGCACTTCGCCGACCACGAGGGCACGCGCTACTACTTCAGTTGCCCCAACTGCAAACGCCGCTTCCTGAAAGACCCGGGGCGGTACTTGACGGCGCCCCAGCCGGGGACCTGA
- a CDS encoding GNAT family N-acetyltransferase encodes MELRDSLDGIGPTQLQGFFEGWPDPPSPETLRRLLSQSYRVSLAVDGQGRVVGLAQAVSDGVLTAFVPLLEVLPEHRGKGVGTALMRHLLGQLAHLYAVDLGCEGDLVPFYERLGMQRGNAMILRRYDRQSGTPSGL; translated from the coding sequence GTGGAACTTCGGGACTCCCTGGACGGCATCGGCCCCACGCAGCTACAAGGCTTCTTCGAGGGGTGGCCGGACCCGCCCTCGCCTGAGACGCTGCGCCGCCTTCTTTCCCAGTCGTACCGCGTCTCGCTCGCGGTGGACGGGCAGGGGCGGGTCGTCGGCCTCGCCCAGGCGGTCAGCGACGGGGTGCTCACCGCCTTCGTTCCCCTGCTCGAAGTCCTGCCGGAGCACCGGGGCAAGGGGGTGGGCACGGCCCTGATGCGGCACCTCCTCGGTCAACTCGCGCACCTGTACGCCGTGGACCTGGGTTGCGAGGGCGACCTCGTGCCATTCTACGAGCGGCTGGGGATGCAGCGGGGGAACGCGATGATCCTGCGGAGATACGACCGGCAAAGCGGCACGCCCTCCGGGTTGTGA
- a CDS encoding NADH:flavin oxidoreductase/NADH oxidase translates to MTQPGITVSVTTSTSGGGATPPLLLTPLKLRSLTLPNRAVVSPMCMYSAQNGLANDFHLTHLGQFALGGAGLIFTEATAVSPEGRISPEDLGLWTDEQIVPLGHITDFVHRFGGLIGVQLAHAGRKASTSAPWRGRGAVPAEAGGWPVIGPGEEAYNDAYPHPTAMTPDDIRRVTADFAAAARRAQMAGFDAVEIHAAHGYLLHQFLSPLANARADEYGGSFENRTRFLLEVVRAVRAAWPMHLPLFVRLSATDWAPGGWDADQTVTLARTLCFEGVDVLDVSSGGLTPAQQITPGPLYQAPFAARVRREVPDLLTMAVGLIDTPAQAEGVLQEGAADLVALGRPFLRDPHWPQRAAREFGLTPTLPDVYARAGW, encoded by the coding sequence ATGACCCAGCCCGGCATCACGGTGAGCGTCACGACCTCCACGTCCGGCGGGGGGGCGACCCCGCCCCTGCTGCTCACGCCGCTCAAACTGCGCAGCCTGACCCTGCCCAACCGGGCGGTCGTCTCGCCCATGTGCATGTACAGCGCGCAAAACGGGCTGGCAAACGACTTTCACCTCACCCACCTCGGGCAGTTCGCGCTCGGCGGGGCGGGGCTGATCTTCACCGAGGCGACCGCCGTGTCCCCGGAGGGCCGCATCAGCCCGGAAGACCTCGGGTTGTGGACCGACGAGCAGATCGTGCCGCTGGGGCACATCACCGACTTCGTGCACCGCTTCGGCGGGCTGATCGGGGTGCAGCTCGCCCACGCGGGCCGCAAGGCGAGCACCTCCGCCCCGTGGCGCGGGCGCGGCGCGGTGCCTGCCGAGGCCGGGGGCTGGCCCGTCATCGGCCCGGGCGAAGAGGCCTACAACGACGCCTACCCGCACCCCACCGCCATGACCCCGGACGACATCCGCCGGGTGACCGCCGACTTCGCCGCCGCCGCCCGCCGGGCGCAGATGGCGGGCTTCGACGCCGTGGAGATTCACGCCGCGCACGGCTACCTCCTGCACCAGTTCCTCTCGCCCCTCGCCAACGCGCGCGCGGACGAGTACGGCGGCTCCTTCGAGAACCGCACGCGCTTCCTGCTGGAGGTCGTGCGGGCCGTGCGGGCGGCGTGGCCGATGCACCTGCCCCTCTTCGTGCGCCTCAGCGCGACCGACTGGGCGCCCGGCGGCTGGGACGCGGACCAGACCGTCACCCTGGCAAGGACCCTGTGCTTCGAGGGCGTGGACGTGCTCGACGTGAGCAGCGGCGGCCTGACGCCCGCCCAGCAGATCACCCCCGGCCCGCTCTACCAGGCCCCCTTCGCCGCCCGCGTGAGGCGCGAGGTGCCCGACCTGCTGACGATGGCAGTCGGCCTGATCGACACCCCCGCCCAGGCCGAGGGCGTCCTCCAGGAGGGTGCCGCCGACCTCGTGGCCCTGGGCCGCCCCTTCCTGCGCGACCCCCACTGGCCGCAGCGGGCCGCACGCGAGTTCGGCCTGACCCCCACCTTGCCCGACGTGTACGCGCGGGCGGGGTGGTGA
- a CDS encoding ABC transporter ATP-binding protein, protein MTFPAPGAPPALLARDLRHGFGGVEVLHGVTLAVAAGEVVAVTGPSGSGKSTLLHLVGGLDTPRGGEVWWAGERVDTLGTQARAVRRAGRVGLVFQHHYLLEDLSVLQNVLVPALLTGQDGAARARDLLARVGLSGRERDLPGVLSGGERQRVAVARALASRPAVVLADEPTGSLDRANAEVIARLLTHLAREDGAGVLLVTHDERLAARADRALHLLDGRIVEGEASSLSPVPGGEAGHGL, encoded by the coding sequence GTGACGTTCCCGGCCCCCGGCGCGCCCCCCGCCCTCCTCGCCCGCGACCTGCGCCACGGCTTCGGCGGGGTCGAGGTGCTGCACGGCGTCACGCTGGCGGTGGCCGCCGGGGAGGTCGTCGCCGTGACCGGGCCGAGCGGCAGCGGCAAGAGCACCCTGCTCCACCTCGTGGGCGGGCTCGACACCCCCCGCGGCGGCGAGGTGTGGTGGGCGGGCGAGCGGGTGGACACCCTCGGCACCCAGGCCCGCGCCGTGCGGAGGGCGGGGCGGGTCGGGCTGGTCTTCCAGCACCACTACCTCCTCGAAGACCTCAGCGTGCTGCAAAACGTCCTCGTGCCCGCGCTGCTGACCGGGCAGGACGGCGCCGCCCGCGCCCGGGACCTGCTCGCGCGGGTGGGGCTTTCTGGCCGCGAGCGTGACCTCCCGGGGGTGCTCAGCGGCGGAGAGCGTCAGCGGGTGGCGGTCGCCCGCGCGCTCGCCTCGCGCCCCGCCGTCGTCCTCGCCGACGAACCCACCGGCAGCCTCGACCGCGCCAACGCGGAGGTGATCGCCCGGCTCTTGACCCACCTCGCCCGCGAGGACGGCGCCGGGGTCCTCCTCGTCACCCACGACGAACGGCTGGCGGCGCGGGCCGACCGGGCGCTGCACCTCCTCGACGGGCGGATCGTGGAGGGGGAAGCCAGTTCGCTTTCCCCCGTGCCGGGTGGCGAGGCCGGGCATGGCCTCTGA